A genomic region of Leptolyngbya sp. NIES-2104 contains the following coding sequences:
- a CDS encoding pentapeptide repeat-containing protein, producing MNVKELIERYEAGERDFSRIDLQEAMLEGINLSGADLSEASLDGANLKRARLNNVNLSSANLNGADLSQADLTGADLSDAILDGAILEATILDSANLSQADLKIANLTQADLVNAGLQQADLSGANLEGSDLSGADLAIANLNKANLAEAALEEANLTGANLEGANLEGTLLETDPNHP from the coding sequence ATGAACGTGAAAGAACTCATCGAGCGGTATGAAGCAGGTGAAAGAGACTTTAGCAGAATTGACCTACAAGAGGCGATGCTGGAAGGCATCAACCTCAGTGGAGCAGATTTAAGTGAGGCATCGCTCGATGGAGCGAACTTAAAACGAGCAAGGCTGAACAATGTGAATTTGAGCAGTGCAAATCTGAATGGAGCCGATTTAAGCCAAGCGGATTTAACCGGAGCCGATTTGAGCGATGCAATCCTAGATGGCGCAATTTTGGAAGCAACGATTCTGGACAGTGCAAACTTGAGTCAAGCAGATCTAAAGATTGCAAACCTGACTCAAGCTGACTTGGTGAATGCTGGACTACAACAAGCTGACTTAAGTGGCGCGAATCTAGAAGGCTCTGACTTAAGTGGGGCAGATCTCGCGATCGCCAATCTCAACAAAGCCAATCTCGCTGAAGCTGCCCTCGAAGAAGCCAACCTAACTGGCGCGAATTTAGAAGGTGCAAACTTAGAAGGGACGCTTTTGGAGACTGATCCGAATCATCCTTAG